CCCACGGCGTGGTGGTTGCGGCCGGTGAGCAGGCTGGCCCGCGTCGGGGAGCACATGGCCGTGACGTGGAAGCGGTTGTAACGCAGGCCGCGGCCCGCCAGGGCGTCGATGTGCGGGGTGGCGATGTCCGATCCGAAACAGCCGAGCTGGGCAAAGCCGGTGTCGTCGAGCAGGACGACCAGTACGTTCGGGGCCAGCGGCTCAGCCCAGCTTCTCGTGCAGGAAGTCGAGGACTCCGGGCCATATCTTGCCCGCCAGCTCCTCGTCGAGGGTGCCGAGGGCGTTGTGGGGTCCCATGAAGGCGTGCCCGGTCCCGGGATGGACCGTGAACTCGACGTCCTTGCCCATCCCCCGCAGCTTGGACTCGAGGGCGCGGGCCGCGTCGGGGGAGAAGAAGTCGTCGTTCTCCGCCATGTGCCCGCGCACCGACGCGGTGAGGCCCGACCAGTCCGGCTCGGTGTCCCCCTGCGGGAAGCCGTAGAAGGGCACCGCCGCTTTGACCCTGTCTCCCCGTAGAGCGGTGAGGACGAGGGTGAGCATCCCGCCCATGCAGAACCCGACGACGCCGATGCCGTCCCCGGTCACGTCGTCGCGGCCGGCCAGGTAGTCGACGGCGCCGCTCATGTCGCGCCCCGCCCGGTCGGGCGGCAGGCTCTGCATCAGCTGGCCGGCCTTGTCCATCTCGTCGTGGCCGGCGACCTCGCCGTGGTACAGGTCCGGGGCCAGGGCCACGAAGCCGCCGGCGGCCAGCCGGTCGGCCATCTCCTTGAGGCTGGCGTCGAGGCCCCACCACTCCTGGATGACGATCAGACCCGGGCCGCTGCCCCCCGCCGGCCGGGCCAGGTACCCGCCGGCCTGCTGGCCGTTGCTCGCGAACTCGACGTTCTCACCCATGGCCGGCGAGGCTATCCGGGGACCCGCCGCCACTCCTTCGCCTGCGGGCCCTCAGCTCACGGGGGACGGGGGACCGGCCAGCGAGTCGCGGTCGAAGGACGCCACGACCTCCTTGTGGGTGCCCGGATCCAGAGGATCGCCCCCGTAGGGCTCGTACCGGTAGAGGGTGATCTCCCGGCCGTCGTCGTCGAAGTCGTCGGCGTCGACATCCAGCTCCGAGCCGTCATCCGAGAACTTGAGCCGGAAGCGCGGCACGGACCACAGCGTAACCAAGGGGTACGTTGCGGTCATCATGGCCGGTTCCGGGAGCACCGCGAGCAGCGGGAGCACGGTCCTCTACGAGCGCGACGGCCACGCGGCGACCATCACCTACAACCGCCCCGAGGTGCTGAACGCGGTCAACGGCCAGCTGCGCCAGGATCTGAACGACGCCTTCTCGCGCTTCCGCGACGAGGAGGACGCCTGGGTGGCCATCGTCACCGGCGCCGGCCGGGCTTTCTGCGCCGGGGCCGACCTGCGCGACGGGGCCGGGGCCATAGGCGAGTTCCCCGGCACCTTCTGGGAGAAGCCGACGATCAACTCCTTCGAGAGCGGGTGGGAGATCTTCAAGCCGGTGATCGCCGCGGTGAACGGTCCCTGCCTGGGCTACGGGCTCACCCTGGTCACGTGGTGCGACTTCGTGCTGGCGTCCGAGACCGCCACCTTCGGGTACCCCGAGGCCCGGCTGGGCTCGCCCGCGATGGTCGGCGCCATCCGCCTCCCCCAGCGGCTGGCGTGGCCCGACGCCATGGACCTCCTGCTGACCGGGGACTCGATCGACGCCCACCGGGCCCGGGAGATCGGGCTGGCGTGGCGGGTGGTCCCGCCCGACCGGCTCATGGACGAGGCCCGGGAGCTGGCCGGGCGCCTGCTGGCCGGGGCGCCCCTGGCCCAGCGGGCCATGAAGGAGATGGCGTTCCGGACCCGGCACATGACCTCGCCGGAGGCCATCCGCTTCGCCGAGACCATGCGCAAGGTGGCGGGCCAGACCGAGGACGCCGCCGAGGGACGGAGGGCCGCAGCGGAGCGCCGCCCGCCCCGCTGGACCGGCCGCTAGACACCTCCGACGAGAGCGCCGGCAGCGGCCAGGTCCCGGCGCAGCTCGGCCACGTCGACGGCGTGCACTCCCACCCCGGCGCGGGCCGCCAGAGCGGCGGCGGAACCGGCCGCTTCCCCTGTTGCCATGGCGGCGGGGATCTCCTTGGTGGCCTGATGGACGTAGCGGGTCGTCGATATGCACCGGCCCGTCACCAGCAGGTTGTCGACGGCGGCGGTCTTGAGGCTGCGGTAGGGGATGTCGAACCACACCCGGCGCCGGGTCCAGTGACCGGTCCGCGCCACCGCGTCCGGTAGCGGTGTGCCGGCGTCCTCCTTGGCCAGCACGTGGTCGCCGACGAGGCGGCGGCTCTCGGTGATGCCGAGCATGCGCGCGTAGTCGTCGAGCCACGCCTCCGACCACCCCGGGGTGTCCCGGCGCAGGGCGTCGAAGGTGGCCCGGGCGGCGCGCCGGCATGCCACCTCGGCGCGGGTCATGTCGTCGGGGTCGGTGGCGTCGACGCGGTCGGGCCCCGGCCCCCAGGGCACGAGCAGGCGGCCGGCGTCCAGGGTGCGGAACGCCAGCGGACCGAGCTCGGCGTCGGCGGCCACCCCTCCGACGCGGAACCACAGGTGGGGCGGGATCGGCACCAGCTCGCACTCCGCTCCGCACGACACGGCCACGTCGGCGTCACCGGTCGCGTCGACCACGACCTCGGGGATCAGCACCTCGCGGCCCCGTTTGGACTCGACCACCACGGCCCGTACCCGTCCGCCTTCGGTGTGCGTGGCGGCAAACCCGGTGTGGAGCCGCAGCCGGACCCCCGCCCCCTCGAGCAGCTCGTAGCACACGTCGACGAAGTCCTCGGGATCGAAGGCGACCGAGTAGCGCACCGACTCCGGGGCACCCCACACCAGGCCCGCCTCCTTCCAGCGGGCCACCAGCGCCGGATCCTCCGAGTCCCACTCCCCGGGAGGAGGGAATGCGGCGCGCCCCCGCGCCGCCAGACGGTCGACGACCTCCTGGCACAGCCCCGCAACCACCTGCGTGCCGGCACCGTCGTCCATCGTGAGCAGCAGGTTGATCAGCCCGACGGTGGCCAGGCCGCCCACGAACCCGGACCGCTCGACCAGCCAGGTGTCGGCGCCGCGGCGACCGGCGGCCACGGCGGCGGCGACGCCGGCACTGCCGCCCCCCAGGACCAGCACGTCCGGGCGGGCCAGCACGGACAGGTCACGGGCCGGCTCCCGCCAGACCTCCCCGTTTCGCACGTCACGAGACTGGCATGCGGGGAGTGTGGAAGGATGACCCGACTTATTGGAGCTACCGGGGGGCTGGGCGGCAGGTCCGATGAAAGTTCTGGTCGTTGACGACGAAGCCGACTACCGCTACCTGGTCGGCGTGGGCCTCGGGATCCTGGGCCACGCGGTCGAGGAGGCGGACGACGGGGAGGCGGCGTGCCGGGTCGCGAGCGAGTTCCGACCCGACATCATCCTCATCGACTACGTGCTGGTGGGGGAGAACGGGCTGCGGCTGCTGCCGAAGCTGCGCCACGCCTCGCCGGGCTCGGCGCTCGTGCTGCACACCGTGGAGCGCGAGCACACCACGCCCTACGTGGGCCATCCGGCCGGGCCCGACGGGCTGGTCGAGAAGGGCCAGGCCCCGAGCGAGCTGGCCACCGCCCTCGAGGGCATCCTCACCTACCACCGGGCCCGCAGCTCCTCGGGAGACCTGGGTCCGGCCCGACCGCCGAGCTAGCCGCCGGCCGCCAGGGCCCGCAGGCCCGCAACGGCCGTTTCGGCGGTGACGGCGTCGGGGTCGAGGCGCCGCTGCATCTCCAGGCCCACCATCAGCCCGATCATCAGCGTGGCCAGCGCCTCCGCCTCCTCGGGGCGCCGCCCGCCCGGCCCGCCCAGGACGCCCGACTCGAGGGCGGCGGCCAGGTTGCGCCGGACGCCGGCGTAGCGATCGGCCACGTGGGGCCGCACCTCGTCCTGCCGGCAGGCGTGCAGCCACAGCTCGTGCTCGAGGAGGGTCCACTCCCCCCCGCCGGGCGGAGGCGGCTCCACGAAGTTCCGCCACACCGCCCCCCAGCGCTGGTCGTGGTCGGACGTGGCGGACAGGTCGGCGACGATGGCCCGGGCCGTGCCCTCCTTCCATTCGTCGAGCAGCGCGAAGATCAGCCCGTCCTTGTCCCCGAAGTGGTCATACAGGGCCCCCGACGTGCGGTCGGCGGCGCCGGCCACGGCGTCGACCGACGCTCCGGCCACGCCCCGGTCGGCCACGACCTCCCGGGCGGCGTCGAGAAGGCGCCGGCGGGTCTCGGCCCGGCGCTGTTCCTGGGTGCGCGGGGGCATGGTGCTAGTCTAGATCACGATCGCTACGTAAATAGGGATCGCTACGTAAGGTAGGAGGGACCGTGCGTACACCTCTCTGCGATGTCTTCGGGATCGAGTATCCGATCTTCGCCTTCTCCCACACCCGGGACGTGGTGGCGGCGGTGAGCAAGGCCGGGGGGCTCGGCGTGCTCGGCGCCGTCGGCTTCAGCCCCGAACAGCTGGAGATCGAGCTGGACTGGATCGACGAGCACGTCGACGGCCGGCCCTACGGGGTCGACACGGTGATGCCGCAGAAGTCGGTCGACGTCCACGGGAGCAGCCCCGAGGACCTGGTCGGCCAGATCCGCTCGATGATCCCCGAGGAGCACAAGCGCTACGTCGAGGAGCTGATGGACCGCTTCGGGCTGCCCCCGCTGCCGGAGGGCCAGGACCCCGGTGGCGTGATCGGCTGGGCCGAGGACGTGGCCCGCCGCCACGTGGACGTGGCCTTCGGCCATCCCATCAAGCTGATCGCCAACGCCCTCGGACCGCCACCCGCGTCGATGATGGAACGGGCCCGGCGCGAGGGTGTGCCGGTCGCGGCCCTGGTCGGGGCCCGGGAGCACGCCGTGCGCCAGCTCAATGCCGGAGTCGACATGATCGTGGCCCAGGGGAGTG
The Acidimicrobiales bacterium DNA segment above includes these coding regions:
- a CDS encoding sulfatase-like hydrolase/transferase, whose amino-acid sequence is MPGPGTPSWDPTTPSAPSTRSWRARYGPESSTSCTRSWAEPLAPNVLVVLLDDTGFAQLGCFGSDIATPHIDALAGRGLRYNRFHVTAMCSPTRASLLTGRNHHAVG
- a CDS encoding dienelactone hydrolase family protein is translated as MGENVEFASNGQQAGGYLARPAGGSGPGLIVIQEWWGLDASLKEMADRLAAGGFVALAPDLYHGEVAGHDEMDKAGQLMQSLPPDRAGRDMSGAVDYLAGRDDVTGDGIGVVGFCMGGMLTLVLTALRGDRVKAAVPFYGFPQGDTEPDWSGLTASVRGHMAENDDFFSPDAARALESKLRGMGKDVEFTVHPGTGHAFMGPHNALGTLDEELAGKIWPGVLDFLHEKLG
- a CDS encoding enoyl-CoA hydratase/isomerase family protein; protein product: MAGSGSTASSGSTVLYERDGHAATITYNRPEVLNAVNGQLRQDLNDAFSRFRDEEDAWVAIVTGAGRAFCAGADLRDGAGAIGEFPGTFWEKPTINSFESGWEIFKPVIAAVNGPCLGYGLTLVTWCDFVLASETATFGYPEARLGSPAMVGAIRLPQRLAWPDAMDLLLTGDSIDAHRAREIGLAWRVVPPDRLMDEARELAGRLLAGAPLAQRAMKEMAFRTRHMTSPEAIRFAETMRKVAGQTEDAAEGRRAAAERRPPRWTGR
- a CDS encoding FAD-dependent oxidoreductase, giving the protein MRNGEVWREPARDLSVLARPDVLVLGGGSAGVAAAVAAGRRGADTWLVERSGFVGGLATVGLINLLLTMDDGAGTQVVAGLCQEVVDRLAARGRAAFPPPGEWDSEDPALVARWKEAGLVWGAPESVRYSVAFDPEDFVDVCYELLEGAGVRLRLHTGFAATHTEGGRVRAVVVESKRGREVLIPEVVVDATGDADVAVSCGAECELVPIPPHLWFRVGGVAADAELGPLAFRTLDAGRLLVPWGPGPDRVDATDPDDMTRAEVACRRAARATFDALRRDTPGWSEAWLDDYARMLGITESRRLVGDHVLAKEDAGTPLPDAVARTGHWTRRRVWFDIPYRSLKTAAVDNLLVTGRCISTTRYVHQATKEIPAAMATGEAAGSAAALAARAGVGVHAVDVAELRRDLAAAGALVGGV
- a CDS encoding response regulator — encoded protein: MKVLVVDDEADYRYLVGVGLGILGHAVEEADDGEAACRVASEFRPDIILIDYVLVGENGLRLLPKLRHASPGSALVLHTVEREHTTPYVGHPAGPDGLVEKGQAPSELATALEGILTYHRARSSSGDLGPARPPS
- a CDS encoding TetR/AcrR family transcriptional regulator translates to MPPRTQEQRRAETRRRLLDAAREVVADRGVAGASVDAVAGAADRTSGALYDHFGDKDGLIFALLDEWKEGTARAIVADLSATSDHDQRWGAVWRNFVEPPPPGGGEWTLLEHELWLHACRQDEVRPHVADRYAGVRRNLAAALESGVLGGPGGRRPEEAEALATLMIGLMVGLEMQRRLDPDAVTAETAVAGLRALAAGG
- a CDS encoding nitronate monooxygenase, whose translation is MRTPLCDVFGIEYPIFAFSHTRDVVAAVSKAGGLGVLGAVGFSPEQLEIELDWIDEHVDGRPYGVDTVMPQKSVDVHGSSPEDLVGQIRSMIPEEHKRYVEELMDRFGLPPLPEGQDPGGVIGWAEDVARRHVDVAFGHPIKLIANALGPPPASMMERARREGVPVAALVGAREHAVRQLNAGVDMIVAQGS